A section of the Chlamydiales bacterium STE3 genome encodes:
- a CDS encoding Riboflavin biosynthesis protein RibD (Product derived from UniProtKB/Swiss-Prot:O84735;Gene name derived from UniProtKB/Swiss-Prot:O84735;EC number derived from UniProtKB/Swiss-Prot:O84735), with protein sequence MMSSMKDSFDQQMMLKAIQLGELSRSIAPPNPWVGCIIVKNSKVIGQGATRKIGGAHAEIVALEQAGTHAQGATAYVSLEPCCHHGRTPPCVASLIKYKVARVVVALLDPDSKVNGRGIEQLRQAGIEVVTGIAEREAAISLKPYLYQRKMHLPFVIAKSACSLDGRIAAQDGSSKWISSEAARQDAQVLRKNSQAILIGCRTAIEDSPRLTVRIPHEQKPLRVILDSRGILKAQGPLFDPTLADTLVITTSQTAQLKIEEWREAGALVKKVASDANGKVCLKETLELLNQKGIMQVLCEGGSTIIGSLFKEQLINQFVAYVSPCFLGEKGLPLIKGLSIPNIAKAFPLTYESSKNLDGTVRIDYSM encoded by the coding sequence TTGATGTCATCAATGAAAGATTCTTTTGACCAGCAAATGATGCTAAAAGCCATCCAGCTCGGAGAACTCAGCCGCAGTATAGCCCCCCCCAACCCTTGGGTAGGCTGCATCATTGTCAAAAATTCGAAAGTAATCGGACAAGGAGCTACGCGAAAAATCGGAGGAGCTCATGCCGAAATCGTAGCATTGGAGCAGGCAGGCACCCATGCACAAGGCGCTACAGCTTATGTGTCTTTAGAGCCTTGCTGCCATCATGGGCGTACTCCGCCTTGTGTCGCATCTCTTATTAAATACAAAGTTGCTAGAGTTGTCGTCGCATTACTTGATCCCGATTCAAAAGTGAATGGAAGAGGAATAGAACAGCTGCGTCAGGCAGGGATCGAGGTTGTTACAGGTATCGCGGAAAGAGAAGCGGCAATTTCCTTAAAACCCTATCTCTATCAAAGAAAAATGCATCTACCCTTTGTGATTGCTAAATCAGCATGCAGTTTAGATGGAAGAATTGCGGCCCAAGATGGTTCTTCAAAATGGATAAGTTCCGAAGCCGCCCGCCAAGATGCACAAGTCCTTCGTAAAAACTCTCAAGCTATATTAATCGGATGTAGAACAGCCATAGAGGATTCTCCGAGACTGACAGTGCGCATTCCTCACGAACAAAAACCCTTAAGAGTGATTCTTGACAGTAGAGGAATTTTAAAGGCTCAAGGTCCTCTTTTTGACCCAACTCTTGCGGACACTTTAGTCATTACTACCAGTCAAACTGCACAACTCAAAATAGAAGAATGGCGAGAAGCTGGGGCCTTAGTTAAAAAAGTAGCGAGCGACGCAAACGGCAAAGTGTGTTTAAAAGAAACCCTCGAGCTGCTAAACCAAAAAGGAATTATGCAAGTCCTTTGTGAAGGAGGCAGTACGATCATTGGATCTTTATTTAAAGAGCAACTTATCAATCAATTTGTCGCCTACGTCAGTCCATGCTTTCTTGGTGAAAAGGGGCTTCCTCTAATAAAAGGGTTATCAATACCCAATATTGCAAAAGCCTTTCCTCTCACCTATGAATCTAGTAAAAACTTAGATGGTACTGTGCGCATTGACTATTCAATGTAA